The genome window GCTCGCTGTACTTGAGGTAGGTGAACTCCTCGCCCTTGCGCGCGAACAGGGCGAAGGGCTCGGCGGTGTCCACGGTGTCCACCGGCACCGAGAGCTTGCAGCCCTCCGCGCCTCCGGTGGTGCAGCGGGCCACGACCTGGCCGCTCTTCTTCACGAGCGACACCTCGACGCCCGACAGCGGCTCGGTGTTCTCCATGCCCAGCGCCCACGCCCACACTTCCTCCTTGGCGTTGGAACCCTTGGGGGCCAGGCCGCGCTTGGCCACGAGGCTCAGGTCCGTGAGGAGGATGCGGGAGGCGGCCGACTTGGCGCCGCCCTGGGCGGTGATCTCCACGAGCCCGCGGGTGGTGGCGGGCACGAGCGAGCCCACGTCCAGCCAGGTGGTGGCCAGGCTGTCCTGGGGGCCCTGCACGGGCAGCGACTTGCGCGCGATGATGTTGGAGGTGCGCTCGTTGGCGGCCTCGCGCTCGTCATCGCTCATCCAGAAGAGGAGGTTTTCCTGGGGGACGTGGCGCACCACGAGCTCCACCGCGTCCAGGTTGAGGTGGTTGAGGGGGAGGTTGCGCCAGGCGGAGCGCGGCAGGTAGCGGCCGGTGGAGCCGAAGCTCAACTGGGCGCTGCGCGCGGAGATGGAGAAGGACTTCTCGTAGGTGGACAGCAACGTGCCGCCCGCGTTCGAGGTGGCGCCCGCGTCGATCGTCATCGCGTAGGTGCCGCGCTTGAAGTCGCCGAGGATGCGGAAGCCCCAGCGCGAGGCAGACACGGAGAAGGCCACGGGCGGACTGAAATGGATGGTGTCCGCGGCCGAGTCCTCGTCGAGGCTGCAACGGTCGCCCGTGTTGCCGTAGTAGTAGTACTCCTCCTCGCCCTCCTCCTCGCTGGGCGCATCCTCGCCGGCGCGCTCGCGGCAGCGCACCTCGATGTAGTGCCCGGTGGTGCCCTCCTGGACATAGGCGCTGGTGATGTCCAGGCGCTTGCCCACGTGCAGCGAGAACGAGCCGGAGCCCGCGGCGGCCGGAGCGCTCTTGGAGCCCGAGGGCAACAGGCCCGCCTTGAGGGAGAAGCCCACCTCGGCGCCGGGGCGGAGGCTCGCGCCGCCGAGGGTGGCGGTGACGGTGTGGGGGTTGTTGGGCTGGGAGCGCAGCTTCACGTCGGACAGGGCCTTGCCGTCCACGGAGAAGGAGGCGAGGCGGCGCACGTTGTTCACGTCCACGGGACCGGAGAAGACGAGGTCCACCTCCACCTTGCCCTTGCGCGCATCCACCTGCCGGGGCGCCAGGCGCAGGAAGGCGAAGGCGGGCGTGGTGAAGGTGCGGCTCCACTTCCCGGAGGCGGAGGGCTTGAGGACGGTGCCGTCCTGCAGCTCCAGCGCGTCGAGCGAGACGGTATAGGAGGTGTTGAAGGCGAGCGGCTTCTGGGGGGTGAAGACGAGCGTGGAGGGGCCCTTGAAGCTGAGCAGGCCGGGCACGCTGGGCTCGACGGTGACGACGGTGCCCTTGCGGACCTCCTGGTCATCGGGCCGCACGGCGCGGGGGAATTCGATCACCACCTCGCGCGGCAGCATGCCCTGGGGGCCGAGCTCATAGAGGGTGGGCAGGAGGGACTGCGCGGTGGGCGCGGGGCTGGACGGGGAGGCCGGGCCCGGAGCTCCGGGAGTGGGGCTCGTCGTGGAGGGGGGCGGGGCCTGGGGCTCGTCCTTCTTGCAGGCGGAGAGCGTGCTCACGAGCAGCGCCGCCAGCAACCAGCGCGAGCTGCCCGCGCGGGGTGGAAGAGGCTTGGGGACGGACTGCGGATTCATGGTTTCTCCGAGAGGGGTGCGGCGAGTGATTCACGCGGCATGCCAGGGGGGCCGCGTGGGGGGAGCTGAGAGGAATGGAAGGGAAGAACCGGGGCCCGAGCGCGTCCCCAGCGCGGCCGAGCGCCCACACGGTGGCCAGCGAGCCACGGACACATCCGGAAGCCAGGCTGGACGGGTGAGACCTGTGGGCAACCCTAGGAGGGCATCCGGGCGGCGGTCAATGACGCCCCCTGGCGCCACCCCACGGCCCGCGGCGCGGTGGGGCCCGGCTCCAAGGACCGCGCGGCCCGCCGGAGGGCCTGGGGAGGTTGTCCGAACAGCCGGATGAAGACCCGGCGCATCCGCTCCGGATCCGAGAAGCCAGCATCGACCTGTCCCATGCCGTCCTCGACGAGACCTATCTGGCGGCGATCCGCCGGCTGGCCTCCACGGCGCGCGATGTCACGTCCGTGTGCTCGGGCTCGTTGATCCTCGGCGCCGCGGGGCCGCTCGAGGGGCGGCGCGCGGCCTGCCACTGGCTCATGCGCGAGAGCCTGACCCTCTTCGGCGCCATCCCGGATCCGGGCCGCGTGGTGCGCGACGGCAACATCCTGACGGGCGGCGGGGTGACGGCGGGAATCGACTTCGCGCTGACGCTCGCGGCGGAGCTGGCCGGGCAGGCCGTCGCACAGACGCTCCAGGTCGGCGTGGAAGACGCGCCCGAGCCGCCCTTCAACGCCGGGCGGCCCGAGACGGCGCCCGCGGAGTGCGTGGCCTTCGTGCGGAGCATGGAGCCGCCCGAGCACCGTGCCTGGCTCCAGCGCGCGGCGGAGAGACTCCACCCAGGCCCGTCCCGCCTGAAGCGAGTTAAGGTGCGCGGCCCATGTCCCTGCCCATCCGGCTGGTGTTGATGCGCCCGCGCAACGCGGAGAACCTGGGGGCCGCCGCGCGGGCCCTGAAGAACTGCGGCCTGGCCGAGTGGACCTGGGTGAACCCCGAGGCGGAGGACCTCGCCCCCGCACGCCGGCTCGCCGTGCACGCCGAGGACGTGCTGGAGGGCTCGGGCCGAGCGGACTCGCTCGACGCGGCGGTGGCGGACTGCGTGTGGGTGGTGGGCACCAGCTCGCGCAAGGTGGAGGGCAAGCGGCGCCTGTCCCCGCGCGCCGTGGGCGAGGAGCTGGTGCGGCGCGCCGCCCAGGGCCCCGTGGCGCTCGTCTTCGGGGACGAGCGCAGTGGCCTCACCAACGCCGAGGTCGAGCGCTGTCACGATCTGTCCGCCGTGCCCACCGCGCCCGAGCAGCCCTCCATCAACCTCGCCCAGGCGGTGCTGCTCTACGCCTACGAAATCCGCATGGCCAGCCTCGCGGCCGCGCCGCCGCCGCCCGCGCCCCTGCCCGTGGCCGCCACGGACACCGAGCTGACCCAGGTGGAGTCCGCCCTGGAGGCGGCGCTCGTCTCCGGCGGCTTCCTCGTGGACGCGCACACCCGGGGCCGCCCCGCCCTGCGCGAGCTGTTCGCGCCCCTGCGCCGCTCCCGCCTCACTCATAAGGAGGCACGGCTGTGGCTCGCCGCCCTGCACACCCTGACCAAGCGGCTGCGATAGCCCAGGCGGCCAGCCATCCGCCGTGAGGCCCCCTCCCCCACCCTCCGGAGGGAGGTGCCCGAAAGGAGCGCTCCACCCGGCGCGGTCCCCGCTTCCGCCCGCGTCCCTACATTGAGGGGACATTCCATCGCGGAAAGGAGCGAACCATGAGTCACCAGCCCGATGAACGAAGGGCCGTGAGGAACGGACCCCAGGACGCCACGGAGAACGCCCCCTCGAAGGACGCGGCCTCGCGGGGTGACCACGCGCGCACGCCCCAGTCCGCGGAGGGACTCGACGGCGAGGAGCGCCAGGTGCCCCAGGGCGAGCCGGGCCCCACGCCGGGCTCGGCCGAGGGTGAGGACTTCGACGAGGAGTAGTCCTCGCGGCACCGAGGCGCCGCCGCTACAGTGGCCCGCTCGCCATGTCCCGAAAACCCCCGCCCCGCCGCACCGCGCCGTCCCTCGCCAAGAACGCCAACCCGGGGCGCTGGGAGGGCAAGGCCAAGCCGGACTGGCTCTCCCGGGCCATCGCCCGCGCGGGGGTGATGCCCCAGGACGAGGCCCAGGAGGCCATCCAGGCCGGCCGGGTGACGGTGAACGGCCGGGTCGTCAAACAGCCCCTGGCCCCCGTGCCCCCCGGAGCGACGGTGCGCGTGGACGGCGCGGCCCTGCCCACGGCGGCGCCCACCCGGGTGCTCGCCTTCCACAAGCCCGCGGAGTTGCTCACCTCCACCGTGGGCCAGCACCGCGTGGGCACCGTCTACGAGGTGCTCCTGCCCCAACTGCCGCCGGACCTGGCCCGCTTCACCTGGCACGCGGTGGGGCGGCTGGACCGGGGCACCACGGGCCTCTTGCTCTTCACCAATGACGAGAAGCTCGTGGCGCACGTGACGTCCCCCGACACCCGCCTGCCCAAGCGCTACGTGGCCACCGTCTTCAGCGAGGCGGACGAGGAGAAGGTGGAGCCGCTGCGCCAGGGCCTGAAGCTGGAGGATGGGCCGGTGCGCCCGGCGACGGTGAAGCTGCGCGACGCGCACACGGTGGAGGTGACCGTCACCGAGGGCCGCAACCACCAGGTCAAGCGGATGCTCGGCGCGGTGGGACTGCCCGTGCGCGCCCTTCACCGCGAGGCGGTGGGCGGCGTGCAACTGGACGTGGCCGAGAGCGGCTACCGGCTGCTCACCGACGCGGAAATCGCCGAGGGCCTGCGCTACCCGCCTCCCGACGCCCCGGGGTAGGACACGGGCCCCCGCCACCCCGCCCGTCCCCTGGACGGCCCCCGGCGCCCGGGTGGGGAGGCCGAAGTTTTCCCGTCACCGGGCCGTTACACCCCCCGATGTAGGCATCCCGCCTCCAGCAGCTACCTGGCCCTGGGGGGCTTCCCCTCGGGCCCGAGAGGGAGTAGACGGCTGCCCGGCTCCATGCCGAATTGGCTGGAAACTCAAAGCTTCGGGAAGTAAGGGCGCCCCCTGCCCTGTTCCCGCTGGACTTTCAATCAGCACAAGAAGAAGGACCGACTCACGTGGCCTCCCAAGTTCCCATCGAAAAGGTTCGCAACATCGGTATCTCCGCCCACATCGACTCGGGCAAGACGACGCTCTCCGAGCGCATCCTCTTCTACACGGGCCGCATCCACGAGATTCACGAGGTTCGTGGCAAGGACGGCGTGGGCGCGAAGATGGACTCGATGGACCTGGAGCGTGAGAAGGGCATCACGATCCAGTCCGCCGCCACCTACGCCATGTGGGGCGAGTACAACATCAACCTGATCGACACCCCGGGACACGTCGACTTCACCATCGAGGTGGAGCGCGCCCTGCGTGTGCTCGACGGCGCCATCCTGGTGCTCTGCTCGGTGTCCGGCGTGCAGTCCCAGTCCATCACGGTGGACCGGCAGATGAAGCGCTACAAGGTTCCGCGCATCGCGTTCGTCAACAAGATGGACCGCGCGGGTGCCAACTATCAGCGCGTGGCCGCTCAGCTGAAGGAGAAGCTGAACCACCACCCGGTGCGCCTGCAGCTGCCCATCGGCGCCGAGGAGAAATTTCACGGCCTCATCGACCTCATCCAGATGAAGGCGTTCTACTTCGACGGTGAGTCCGGCGAGAACATCCGTGAGGAGGAGATCCCCGCCGAGCTGCTCGAGCAGGCCAAGGCGGACCGCCAGGAGATGATCGAGAAGGTCGCCGAGGTCGACGACGCGCTCGGTGAGCTCTTCCTGTCCGACAGCGCCATCACCAACGAGCAGATCAGCGCCGCGGTGCGCCGCGCCACCATCGCCCTGAAGATGACGCCGGTCATGTGCGGCTCGGCCTACAAGAACAAGGGCGTGCAACTGCTGCTCAACGCCATCTGCGCCTACCTGCCCAACCCCGCCGAGGTCACCAACGAGGCGCTGGACCAGAAGAACAACGAGGCGAAGGTCATCCTCGAGTCCAACGCGGACAAGCCGTTCGTGGGTCTGGCGTTCAAGCTGGAAGATGGCCGCTACGGTCAGCTGACCTACATGCGCGTCTACCAGGGCAAGGTGAGCAAGGGCGACTTCATCTTCAACCAGGCCAACCAGAAGAAGGTCAAGGTCCCGCGCATCGTTCGCATGCACTCGAACGAGATGAACGACATCAACGAGGGCTACGCCGGCGACATCATCGCCCTGTTCGGCGTGGAGTGCGCCTCGGGCGACACGTTCACCGACGGCACCGTGCAGTACACGATGACGTCCATGTTCGTGCCGGACGCGGTCATCTCGCTCGCCGTCTCCCCCAAGAGCCGCGACGCCCAGGCCAACTTCTCCAAGGCCCTCAACCGCTTCACCAAGGAAGACCCTACCTTCCGCGTGAACCGCGACGAGGAGTCCGGTCAGACCATCATCCGCGGCATGGGTGAGCTGCACCTGGAGATCTACATCGAGCGCATGAAGCGCGAGTACAACTGCGAGGTGGTGGCCGGTAAGCCCCAGGTGGCCTACCGCGAGACCATCTCCCAGAAGGGCGAGTTCGCCTACACGCACAAGAAGCAGACCGGTGGTTCGGGTCAGTTCGCGCGCGTGTGCGGCTACGTCGAGCCCCTGCCCTCCGACGCGGTGCAGCAGTACGAGTTCGTGGATGACGTCGTGGGCGGTTCCATCCCCCGCGAGTTCATCCCCGCGTGCGACAAGGGCTTCGCCGAGGCGGTGAAGAAGGGCTCGCTCATCGGCTTCCCCGTCGTGGGCATCCGCGTCGTCATCAACGACGGCGCGTTCCACGCGGTGGACTCGTCCGAAATGGCGTTCAAGACCGCCGCCATCATGGGCTTCCGCGAGGGTTACGCGGCCGCCAAGCCCATCATCCTCGAGCCGATGATGAAGGTGGAAGTCAGCGCGCCCGAGGACTTCCAGGGCTCGGTGGTCGGTCAGATCAACCAGCGCCGTGGCACCATCCTCGAGTCCGGTACGGCCGAGGGCTACGTGACGGTGGTGGCCGAGGTGCCGCTGAACACCATGTTCGGCTACTCCACGGACCTGCGCTCCGCCACCCAGGGCAAGGGCGAGTACACGATGGAGTTCTCCAAGTACACGCCGGTGCCCCGCAACGAGGCCGAGGCCCTCATGGCCGCGTACAAGGAAAAGCTGGCGGCCGAGCAGGCCGCGCGCAAGTAATACTCCGCGCGCCATGGCCTGACAGATCAGGCTGTTGAAGGAAGGCGCCTCCCCCGGAGGCGCCTTCTTTGTTTTTTCCCGGGTCCGGCGGGCGCACCGCCTGGTTCGCCCGGACCCTCCGGGGACATTCCCCCCATTCTCGAGAATCCATGAC of Cystobacter fuscus DSM 2262 contains these proteins:
- a CDS encoding DJ-1/PfpI family protein, which produces MSEQPDEDPAHPLRIREASIDLSHAVLDETYLAAIRRLASTARDVTSVCSGSLILGAAGPLEGRRAACHWLMRESLTLFGAIPDPGRVVRDGNILTGGGVTAGIDFALTLAAELAGQAVAQTLQVGVEDAPEPPFNAGRPETAPAECVAFVRSMEPPEHRAWLQRAAERLHPGPSRLKRVKVRGPCPCPSGWC
- a CDS encoding RNA methyltransferase is translated as MSLPIRLVLMRPRNAENLGAAARALKNCGLAEWTWVNPEAEDLAPARRLAVHAEDVLEGSGRADSLDAAVADCVWVVGTSSRKVEGKRRLSPRAVGEELVRRAAQGPVALVFGDERSGLTNAEVERCHDLSAVPTAPEQPSINLAQAVLLYAYEIRMASLAAAPPPPAPLPVAATDTELTQVESALEAALVSGGFLVDAHTRGRPALRELFAPLRRSRLTHKEARLWLAALHTLTKRLR
- a CDS encoding pseudouridine synthase — protein: MSRKPPPRRTAPSLAKNANPGRWEGKAKPDWLSRAIARAGVMPQDEAQEAIQAGRVTVNGRVVKQPLAPVPPGATVRVDGAALPTAAPTRVLAFHKPAELLTSTVGQHRVGTVYEVLLPQLPPDLARFTWHAVGRLDRGTTGLLLFTNDEKLVAHVTSPDTRLPKRYVATVFSEADEEKVEPLRQGLKLEDGPVRPATVKLRDAHTVEVTVTEGRNHQVKRMLGAVGLPVRALHREAVGGVQLDVAESGYRLLTDAEIAEGLRYPPPDAPG
- the fusA gene encoding elongation factor G, with product MASQVPIEKVRNIGISAHIDSGKTTLSERILFYTGRIHEIHEVRGKDGVGAKMDSMDLEREKGITIQSAATYAMWGEYNINLIDTPGHVDFTIEVERALRVLDGAILVLCSVSGVQSQSITVDRQMKRYKVPRIAFVNKMDRAGANYQRVAAQLKEKLNHHPVRLQLPIGAEEKFHGLIDLIQMKAFYFDGESGENIREEEIPAELLEQAKADRQEMIEKVAEVDDALGELFLSDSAITNEQISAAVRRATIALKMTPVMCGSAYKNKGVQLLLNAICAYLPNPAEVTNEALDQKNNEAKVILESNADKPFVGLAFKLEDGRYGQLTYMRVYQGKVSKGDFIFNQANQKKVKVPRIVRMHSNEMNDINEGYAGDIIALFGVECASGDTFTDGTVQYTMTSMFVPDAVISLAVSPKSRDAQANFSKALNRFTKEDPTFRVNRDEESGQTIIRGMGELHLEIYIERMKREYNCEVVAGKPQVAYRETISQKGEFAYTHKKQTGGSGQFARVCGYVEPLPSDAVQQYEFVDDVVGGSIPREFIPACDKGFAEAVKKGSLIGFPVVGIRVVINDGAFHAVDSSEMAFKTAAIMGFREGYAAAKPIILEPMMKVEVSAPEDFQGSVVGQINQRRGTILESGTAEGYVTVVAEVPLNTMFGYSTDLRSATQGKGEYTMEFSKYTPVPRNEAEALMAAYKEKLAAEQAARK